In Deferribacter desulfuricans SSM1, the following are encoded in one genomic region:
- a CDS encoding transglutaminaseTgpA domain-containing protein: MVKIENLLNLLTILMILVSLLSVIKYVSVIFFTLLILTMILFLLNLKYQFLKPNRKILTLLSFLVSGVIVLKTNSNNLVLSLAHILIIFLCVKLLEYKKYRDYMQILVLSIFLTTASGLFNLSMIYLVFILLSIVFGYFLAIFATFYDFQESIILNKSEIKELIFKGLKSIILTIPLATLIFIILPRTNYPLFSSLGYNVGSTSGFSSEIGLGDVNTIQEDNRIAFRVVMDKLDEPLYFRGVVFDVFDGRKWKSAISKKRDFVIEINGKVVRYEIYLEPHYENFLIMLDYPYKVRIKKKKFYFTNKLEVRVYKSVNKKIKYSGESIISNRFKDDVDIPFYTDVSKVSNRIIIFAKKFKKESNMATAKEILNYLKTNFEYSLKNLPTGKDSLSKFLFEVKRGNCEFFASSMALMLRVNKIPARLVGGFKGGYYNENGGYYAVANKNAHVWVEAFIDGYWVRFDPTPAAIENFTDKNRLPFALKMRLYFDYISYYWTKFVINYDFDKQVSIIKNVSSSFKNIKVNKKYFIKLVFISIIVSVFIYLSVKFRKRYEADYYLNNFLKFLAKEGVVIKENEPLKNIVKKIEDESLKIAAEEFVDEFYKMRFKDNHVDYRKLKMLMCNIKMHKKKT, translated from the coding sequence ATGGTAAAGATTGAAAATTTGTTAAACTTATTAACAATTTTGATGATATTAGTCTCATTGCTTAGTGTGATTAAGTATGTCAGTGTGATCTTTTTTACATTGCTTATTCTGACTATGATATTGTTTCTTTTAAATCTAAAATATCAATTTTTAAAACCAAATAGAAAAATATTAACTCTTTTGTCGTTTTTGGTTTCGGGTGTTATAGTTTTAAAAACAAACTCAAATAATTTAGTCTTATCTTTAGCACATATTCTTATCATTTTCCTCTGTGTAAAACTGCTCGAATATAAAAAATACAGAGATTATATGCAGATTCTTGTTTTATCTATTTTTTTGACCACTGCTTCAGGTTTATTTAATCTAAGTATGATATATCTGGTGTTTATCCTTTTAAGTATCGTTTTTGGCTATTTTTTAGCAATTTTTGCTACTTTTTATGATTTTCAAGAAAGTATAATTTTAAATAAAAGTGAGATTAAAGAGTTAATTTTTAAGGGGTTGAAGTCAATAATTCTGACAATCCCATTAGCTACTTTGATATTTATTATTTTGCCTAGGACAAACTATCCTCTTTTTAGCTCATTAGGATATAATGTAGGCTCAACATCTGGGTTTAGTAGTGAAATAGGTTTGGGTGATGTAAATACAATACAAGAAGATAATAGGATAGCTTTTAGAGTGGTAATGGATAAATTGGATGAGCCACTTTATTTTAGAGGGGTTGTTTTTGATGTTTTTGATGGAAGAAAATGGAAATCTGCAATTTCAAAGAAAAGGGATTTTGTTATAGAGATAAACGGCAAGGTGGTTAGATATGAGATTTACCTTGAGCCACATTATGAAAACTTTTTAATAATGCTTGATTACCCTTATAAAGTGAGGATAAAGAAAAAGAAATTTTATTTTACAAATAAGCTTGAGGTTAGAGTTTATAAATCTGTTAATAAAAAGATAAAATATAGTGGTGAATCAATTATCTCAAATAGATTTAAAGATGATGTGGATATCCCTTTTTATACAGATGTCTCAAAGGTCTCTAATAGAATAATTATTTTTGCAAAGAAATTTAAAAAAGAAAGTAATATGGCTACAGCAAAGGAGATATTAAATTATTTAAAAACTAACTTTGAATACTCATTGAAAAATTTACCCACTGGAAAGGATTCTCTTAGTAAATTTTTATTTGAAGTAAAAAGAGGAAATTGTGAATTTTTTGCATCAAGTATGGCATTGATGTTAAGAGTAAATAAAATTCCTGCAAGGCTTGTGGGCGGTTTTAAAGGTGGATATTACAATGAAAATGGTGGTTATTATGCTGTGGCTAATAAAAATGCTCATGTCTGGGTAGAAGCTTTTATAGATGGTTACTGGGTTAGGTTTGATCCCACACCTGCTGCCATAGAAAATTTTACAGATAAAAATAGATTACCTTTTGCTCTTAAAATGCGACTTTATTTTGACTATATCTCTTATTATTGGACAAAGTTTGTTATAAATTATGATTTTGATAAGCAGGTGAGTATCATTAAAAATGTTTCTTCATCTTTTAAAAATATCAAAGTTAATAAAAAATATTTTATAAAATTGGTATTTATCTCAATTATTGTATCTGTTTTCATTTATCTTTCTGTAAAGTTTAGGAAAAGATATGAAGCAGATTATTATCTAAACAATTTTTTGAAATTTTTAGCAAAAGAGGGGGTTGTGATAAAAGAGAACGAGCCGCTTAAAAATATTGTAAAAAAGATTGAGGATGAAAGCTTAAAAATTGCTGCAGAAGAGTTTGTAGATGAATTCTATAAAATGAGATTTAAAGATAATCATGTGGATTACAGAAAATTAAAAATGTTAATGTGTAATATCAAAATGCACAAAAAGAAAACCTGA
- a CDS encoding DUF58 domain-containing protein, with product MSVIKFTKAGWIYIILTILMGFSAINTNNNLVFITVSLMLAVMGVSGFYGRSNIEKLSFDFSFENEIYARKKTNITVFVTNRKKKLISSLLSIEVLGERGVIDFISPRETKNFKISKSFENRGVVSIDKIVVSSTYPFNFFIRRKVYHIKEDFIVFPELIKTNISFSGKNEIDNADLSGIDEAKNQEEISNIRRYNNDPLNKIFWKHFAKDGNLYVKEFSSSDESYSYLSFDELSKKFNTEMAIKVATTIIYEMNTWRKPFIFELDGERFNILRSTEKLEALKRLALYGKD from the coding sequence TTGTCTGTTATTAAATTTACTAAGGCTGGCTGGATTTATATTATCCTTACAATTTTAATGGGTTTTTCAGCAATAAATACCAATAATAATCTTGTTTTTATAACGGTATCATTGATGCTTGCTGTTATGGGGGTGTCTGGTTTTTATGGTAGATCAAATATAGAAAAACTTTCTTTTGATTTTTCCTTTGAAAATGAAATATATGCAAGAAAGAAAACCAACATAACAGTCTTTGTAACAAACAGGAAAAAGAAACTTATTTCATCACTGCTCAGCATTGAAGTATTAGGAGAAAGAGGTGTTATAGATTTTATAAGCCCAAGAGAAACAAAAAATTTTAAAATTTCAAAGAGTTTTGAAAATAGGGGGGTGGTAAGCATTGATAAAATTGTTGTTAGCTCTACATACCCTTTTAATTTTTTTATAAGGAGAAAGGTTTATCATATAAAAGAAGATTTTATTGTTTTTCCAGAATTGATAAAAACTAATATCTCTTTTAGTGGTAAGAATGAGATTGATAATGCAGATTTGAGCGGCATAGATGAAGCAAAAAATCAGGAAGAGATAAGCAATATAAGAAGGTACAATAACGACCCTTTAAATAAAATTTTCTGGAAACATTTTGCAAAGGATGGAAACCTCTATGTAAAAGAGTTCAGTTCGAGTGATGAAAGCTACTCCTATTTATCTTTTGATGAGCTATCAAAAAAATTTAATACAGAAATGGCAATTAAGGTAGCTACAACGATAATTTATGAAATGAATACCTGGAGAAAACCTTTTATTTTTGAGCTTGATGGTGAAAGATTTAATATTTTACGCTCCACAGAGAAGTTGGAAGCACTAAAAAGGCTTGCTCTTTATGGTAAAGATTGA
- a CDS encoding AAA family ATPase, with translation MDKIIGLVDRLFNYYKKFLQGKDLGIKLSLIAFLSRGHILIEDSPGLGKTTLAIAIAKSMGVTFSRIQCTNDLLPTDITGLNIFNKETGEFEFKPGPIFNNILLVDEINRATPKTQSALLEAMGEKQVTIEGKTFKLSQPYFVIATQNSVESYGTFPLPESQLDRFIMKINLGYPTKEEELEILKGGSSRSKIYESEPAISKDDALTLIEFVKEKVKIDDTILEYLIEIVDKTRHHSKMVTGLSTRAALSIVNVAKALALINRRDYVIPEDITDYYKYTMLHRITFKGALSNEEKLDILESIIKSVKLPY, from the coding sequence ATGGATAAAATAATTGGTTTGGTAGATAGATTATTTAATTATTATAAAAAATTTCTTCAAGGCAAAGACTTAGGTATAAAACTATCTTTAATAGCCTTTTTGAGCAGAGGACATATTTTGATTGAAGATAGCCCTGGTCTTGGTAAAACTACCCTTGCAATAGCAATAGCTAAATCGATGGGGGTTACTTTTAGCAGGATACAGTGTACCAATGATCTTTTACCCACTGATATTACAGGACTTAATATATTCAATAAAGAGACTGGGGAGTTTGAGTTTAAACCTGGCCCCATTTTTAACAATATTTTACTTGTTGACGAAATTAATAGGGCTACTCCGAAGACTCAAAGTGCGCTTTTAGAAGCGATGGGTGAAAAACAGGTCACCATAGAGGGGAAAACTTTTAAACTTAGCCAGCCTTATTTTGTAATTGCTACTCAAAATTCTGTTGAATCTTACGGGACATTCCCTTTACCAGAATCCCAGCTTGATAGATTTATAATGAAGATTAATCTAGGCTATCCCACAAAAGAGGAAGAGCTTGAGATATTAAAAGGGGGCAGCTCAAGGTCTAAAATTTATGAATCTGAGCCAGCTATTAGTAAAGATGATGCTTTAACTTTGATAGAGTTTGTTAAAGAAAAAGTTAAGATTGATGATACTATTTTGGAGTATTTGATAGAAATTGTAGATAAAACAAGACATCATAGCAAAATGGTAACAGGGCTTTCCACAAGGGCAGCTTTATCTATCGTAAATGTGGCAAAAGCTTTAGCATTGATAAATAGAAGGGATTATGTGATACCTGAAGATATAACTGATTATTATAAATACACCATGCTACATAGAATCACTTTTAAAGGTGCTTTATCTAATGAAGAAAAATTAGATATTTTAGAAAGTATTATTAAATCCGTTAAATTACCCTATTAG
- a CDS encoding DJ-1/PfpI family protein, whose amino-acid sequence MGVKRILMLVGDYVEDYEAMVPYQILTMVGHKVDTVCPGKKPGETVKTAVHDFEGDQTYSEKRGHNFLVNADFDKVDVNDYDALVIPGGRAPEYLRLNQRLIEIVKEFVAQNKPIASICHGQQILVAAGVLENVACTAYPAVMPDIVKAGGKWCDVNDTFTNAIVDKNFVTAPAWPAHPEWMRKFLELLGSKIEP is encoded by the coding sequence ATGGGTGTAAAAAGAATTTTGATGTTAGTTGGTGATTATGTGGAAGATTATGAGGCAATGGTGCCTTATCAAATTTTGACTATGGTGGGGCATAAGGTTGATACTGTTTGTCCTGGTAAAAAACCTGGAGAAACTGTAAAAACAGCTGTTCACGATTTTGAAGGGGACCAAACTTATTCTGAAAAGCGCGGGCACAATTTTCTTGTAAATGCTGATTTTGATAAGGTGGATGTAAACGATTATGATGCACTCGTTATCCCTGGTGGAAGAGCACCAGAATATTTGAGACTTAATCAAAGATTGATAGAGATTGTAAAGGAGTTTGTTGCTCAGAACAAACCTATTGCCTCAATTTGTCATGGTCAGCAGATACTTGTAGCAGCTGGAGTATTAGAAAATGTAGCCTGTACAGCATACCCAGCAGTGATGCCTGATATTGTAAAAGCTGGAGGAAAATGGTGTGATGTTAATGATACCTTCACTAATGCTATAGTAGATAAAAATTTTGTAACAGCTCCAGCATGGCCAGCTCATCCTGAATGGATGAGGAAATTTTTAGAACTTTTGGGTAGCAAAATAGAGCCATAA
- a CDS encoding HmuY family protein: protein MFFKIFKMIVIILVNILIVCNGYSFDENYIKKMAIDNVKDELHSQLEDLVGTDIPVESILQGLDHLYYGEIKKAKLVLTEEALKQLIGVLVGSSAGTILTTLWDIDKAIFTSIQKWGEDQDRKIFYESFLKEQIKIWKTGNVPKWQVVAAQLNNWFNENEFFLGRIKLYSERKTWAETLKSEMWAKTLEIHTKYKKYFYLKKKLQEAAKRAKENFEWKVLLVHINYKKIARLLELAQEKVTKENIEKYQKNKNYRILVNRVAHINSLTKQRFTINDYLKLLKRFDKVNLKQIKEAISSLQGAQLPANLQNIRFYLTDFRYKSFVDKLRKDKKESEASDDTVKKVASSLMNIKSNEFIELVSNSNKSLTLLELVNQINDRIKNITKNNIKNGTQIQIKVSTIVNPLINYYRESVSNYLANEISFSTLINTRHKILQYCSDLLFEYQNILEKGAIYSDVFNEFVKQILYLEKDVVNIRYEKFEQYIALKKEICNNDNILEKLGKIQKEIAELQKENSVDLGLIKLLKAEPPFEHDTRSFKLLSGWDKLSSDYVKKTIPKIEKNINNLNINIKTISLKSSYLKSELQKYYLKEVSLIDKLNNFYIENSNFLDGFPLIQGSILFNGFDSVQGYNDKRLIDDSCKIDVLNHYKVAVNKLTEFENRLFDLQLALSENKEYLPFIESQLKYNESLNSLISYDTDKDLKYLKQIQEYEKESDNASLLFSKIDNLYERGLKDLNSNFIPYEDVIKYVKNESIKNKLNIPFSALKGFVDKTETNFNKCKEVNQKNDILYKEINFLRDSTINLAKNIKLWMDGNHNRFSGFLNVTSGKKAGENRCLSLENKLIWQREFIDKYEKIQNDLVVELSKPINSAYNYQQLIYKAEILPFIPIFDINQYKQKLANYIKNTTVYSAPKIDSIYYNKRKVYERVRVSPINLENGEVKFVVDVSSTCADEKCKPKEVSISYEKNKWKRCKKVSNNRFVCIYKPKINSGVYVAFVAKNLTNNASKERFINVVYKDYGENLTKYLKSFENDYNRGKSIYNYFPRGSTIAENYSLIADKNRKEYPHKLVFQKFRLLNFKDFEKDVDNTIYKAKVSTTWKLSGKINKNGSSIFNIDCYESIGTQKKFCKIKQIEGDTFIFEVKNNRNKNITKQVKIGIISHVPGKKKGGYSIDFETGKYFNSEKDLAAGFVNPKVKGYDKPYFNVGNIKDMGVINFKALKSCPKYGYSDYYSGMRAIERHVYCVRTLEGNYVKIEVLETGGSMEKAYIKFRWQFLGR from the coding sequence ATGTTTTTTAAGATTTTCAAAATGATAGTTATAATTTTAGTGAATATTTTAATTGTTTGTAATGGGTACTCATTTGATGAAAATTATATAAAGAAGATGGCGATTGATAATGTAAAAGATGAGCTTCATTCACAACTTGAAGATTTAGTTGGGACTGATATCCCTGTGGAAAGTATTTTGCAAGGATTAGATCATTTGTATTACGGTGAAATAAAGAAAGCAAAGCTTGTCTTGACTGAAGAAGCTTTAAAACAGCTAATTGGTGTGCTTGTAGGTAGTAGTGCAGGAACAATTCTGACAACTTTATGGGATATAGATAAAGCGATTTTTACATCGATACAAAAATGGGGGGAGGATCAAGATAGAAAAATTTTTTATGAGAGTTTTTTAAAGGAGCAAATTAAAATTTGGAAAACTGGAAATGTCCCTAAATGGCAAGTAGTTGCCGCACAGCTAAATAATTGGTTTAATGAAAATGAGTTTTTCCTTGGGAGAATAAAGTTATATTCTGAAAGAAAAACTTGGGCTGAAACTTTGAAATCTGAAATGTGGGCTAAGACTCTTGAAATACATACAAAATATAAAAAATACTTTTACTTAAAAAAGAAATTACAAGAGGCGGCAAAGCGGGCAAAAGAGAATTTTGAATGGAAAGTTTTGTTAGTTCATATTAATTATAAAAAAATTGCCCGTTTACTCGAATTAGCTCAAGAAAAGGTTACAAAGGAAAATATAGAAAAATACCAAAAGAACAAAAATTATAGAATTTTGGTTAATAGAGTTGCTCATATAAACTCTTTAACAAAACAGAGATTCACTATAAATGATTATTTAAAATTATTGAAACGGTTTGATAAAGTAAATTTAAAGCAGATTAAAGAAGCTATATCATCATTACAAGGGGCTCAACTGCCTGCAAATTTACAAAATATCAGATTTTATTTAACAGATTTTAGATACAAAAGTTTTGTAGATAAATTAAGAAAAGATAAGAAAGAGTCTGAAGCTTCAGATGATACTGTAAAAAAAGTTGCATCTTCATTGATGAATATAAAGTCGAATGAATTTATTGAATTAGTTTCTAACAGTAATAAGAGTCTAACTTTATTAGAGTTGGTTAATCAAATAAATGATAGAATTAAGAACATAACAAAAAACAATATTAAAAATGGAACTCAAATTCAAATTAAAGTAAGTACTATTGTTAACCCCTTAATTAATTATTATAGAGAATCTGTTTCAAACTATTTGGCAAATGAGATCTCTTTTAGCACTCTAATAAACACAAGGCATAAAATTTTACAATATTGTTCTGATCTATTATTTGAATATCAAAATATTTTAGAAAAAGGTGCAATATATTCAGATGTTTTTAACGAATTTGTAAAACAGATATTATATTTAGAAAAAGATGTGGTTAATATAAGATATGAAAAATTTGAGCAGTATATAGCTTTAAAAAAAGAGATTTGCAATAATGATAACATATTAGAGAAATTAGGTAAAATTCAAAAAGAAATCGCTGAACTGCAAAAAGAAAATAGTGTAGATTTAGGTCTAATAAAGCTGTTGAAAGCAGAACCCCCTTTTGAGCATGATACAAGATCATTTAAACTTTTATCTGGTTGGGATAAATTATCAAGTGATTATGTAAAGAAAACAATTCCAAAAATAGAAAAAAATATTAATAATTTAAATATAAATATAAAAACAATTTCATTAAAGTCGTCATATTTAAAAAGTGAGTTACAGAAATATTATTTAAAAGAGGTTTCGCTAATAGATAAATTAAATAATTTTTACATAGAAAATTCCAATTTTTTAGATGGTTTTCCTCTTATTCAAGGGTCGATTTTATTTAATGGATTTGACAGTGTGCAAGGGTATAATGATAAAAGGTTAATTGATGATAGTTGTAAAATTGATGTTTTAAATCATTATAAAGTCGCTGTTAATAAATTAACAGAATTTGAAAACAGATTATTTGATTTGCAACTGGCTTTATCAGAAAATAAGGAATATCTCCCTTTTATAGAAAGTCAATTAAAATATAATGAAAGTTTAAATTCATTAATTAGTTATGACACAGATAAAGATTTAAAATATTTAAAACAGATACAAGAGTATGAAAAAGAGTCTGATAATGCTTCTCTACTGTTTAGTAAAATAGATAATTTATATGAAAGAGGGCTAAAAGATTTAAACTCTAACTTTATCCCTTATGAAGATGTTATAAAATATGTTAAAAATGAAAGTATAAAAAATAAACTCAATATACCTTTTAGTGCGTTGAAAGGTTTTGTTGATAAAACAGAAACTAATTTTAATAAATGTAAAGAGGTTAATCAAAAAAATGATATACTTTATAAGGAAATAAATTTTCTAAGAGACTCAACTATAAATTTAGCAAAAAATATAAAGTTATGGATGGATGGTAATCATAATAGATTTTCAGGTTTTTTAAATGTAACTTCAGGGAAAAAAGCCGGTGAAAATAGATGTTTGTCACTTGAAAATAAGTTGATATGGCAAAGAGAATTTATAGATAAATATGAAAAAATTCAAAATGATTTAGTGGTAGAGCTTTCCAAACCTATAAACTCAGCTTATAACTACCAACAATTAATTTATAAAGCAGAAATTTTGCCTTTTATACCCATATTTGATATCAATCAATATAAACAGAAGTTAGCAAACTATATCAAAAATACCACTGTTTATTCTGCTCCAAAAATAGATTCTATCTATTATAACAAAAGGAAGGTTTATGAAAGGGTGAGAGTTTCACCAATAAATCTTGAAAATGGAGAGGTAAAGTTTGTTGTCGATGTAAGTAGCACATGTGCAGATGAAAAATGTAAGCCAAAAGAGGTGAGTATTAGTTATGAAAAAAATAAATGGAAAAGATGCAAGAAAGTGTCCAATAATCGTTTTGTTTGTATCTATAAGCCTAAAATAAATAGTGGTGTATATGTTGCTTTTGTGGCTAAAAATCTGACTAATAATGCCTCTAAAGAAAGATTTATAAATGTAGTTTATAAAGATTATGGAGAGAACTTAACTAAATACTTAAAAAGCTTTGAAAACGATTATAACAGAGGTAAAAGTATATACAATTATTTTCCAAGAGGTTCAACTATTGCAGAAAATTACAGCTTAATAGCTGATAAAAATAGAAAAGAATACCCACATAAGCTGGTTTTTCAAAAATTTAGGTTACTTAATTTCAAGGATTTTGAAAAGGATGTTGATAATACAATTTATAAAGCTAAAGTTTCAACAACTTGGAAATTATCAGGTAAAATTAACAAAAACGGTTCATCAATATTTAACATAGACTGTTACGAGAGTATCGGAACTCAAAAGAAGTTTTGTAAAATTAAGCAGATTGAGGGGGATACTTTTATTTTTGAGGTAAAAAATAACAGAAATAAAAATATTACTAAACAGGTTAAAATTGGGATTATAAGCCATGTCCCTGGGAAAAAGAAAGGTGGTTATTCTATAGATTTTGAGACAGGGAAATATTTTAATAGTGAAAAAGATCTTGCTGCTGGCTTTGTAAATCCAAAAGTAAAAGGGTATGACAAGCCTTATTTTAATGTGGGTAATATTAAAGATATGGGTGTTATAAATTTTAAAGCTCTTAAATCGTGTCCTAAGTATGGATATTCTGATTACTATTCTGGTATGAGAGCAATAGAAAGGCATGTATATTGTGTGAGAACGCTTGAAGGTAATTATGTTAAAATAGAAGTTTTAGAAACAGGTGGTAGTATGGAGAAGGCTTATATTAAATTTAGATGGCAATTTTTGGGTAGGTAA
- a CDS encoding BadF/BadG/BcrA/BcrD ATPase family protein produces the protein MCAVFAESEVISLIAKKEKPENIGYGVIDSIAERLVAMAKSIQPEERVVFTGGGALNSLLVDLVGKKLGFNIFVPEYPQFIGALGAAITGLEYSIAKTL, from the coding sequence ATGTGTGCTGTCTTTGCTGAATCTGAAGTCATTTCTTTAATAGCAAAAAAAGAGAAACCTGAAAATATTGGATATGGTGTAATTGATTCTATAGCCGAGCGATTAGTGGCTATGGCTAAAAGTATTCAACCCGAAGAAAGGGTTGTTTTTACGGGTGGCGGTGCTCTTAATTCTTTACTTGTAGATTTGGTAGGTAAAAAACTGGGGTTCAATATATTCGTCCCAGAGTATCCTCAATTTATAGGAGCTTTGGGAGCAGCTATTACAGGTTTAGAATATTCTATAGCTAAAACTCTATAA
- the cobJ gene encoding precorrin-3B C(17)-methyltransferase gives MGKLFVVGIGPGKHDLITKRGLDAILSSDLICGYNKYIDLIDSLIGNKPTFSNGMKGEIERVKFALNKAKSGKTVSLVCGGDSSLYALASLVFELCEDFENIEIIPGITAALSVSARLGAPICEDLVILSLSDLLTPFEIIKKRVDAINIGDFVTAIYNPKSKKRDKYLKVVLESFYQQRGNLICGIVKNCERDNEIVKITKITDFDYDIVDMSTVVIVGNTKTYLKNGKMITPRGYLRKYGS, from the coding sequence ATGGGTAAATTATTTGTTGTAGGTATTGGTCCTGGCAAACATGACCTTATAACCAAAAGAGGATTAGATGCCATTTTATCAAGCGATTTAATCTGTGGTTATAACAAATATATCGATCTGATTGACTCTTTAATTGGTAATAAACCCACCTTTTCAAATGGGATGAAAGGGGAAATTGAAAGGGTTAAGTTTGCATTAAACAAAGCAAAATCTGGCAAAACAGTATCTTTAGTATGTGGTGGAGATTCATCTCTTTATGCTTTAGCATCACTTGTTTTTGAGTTATGTGAAGATTTTGAAAATATCGAAATTATACCAGGTATCACAGCTGCTTTATCAGTCAGTGCAAGGCTTGGTGCCCCAATCTGCGAAGATTTGGTCATCCTTTCTCTATCTGATTTACTAACCCCCTTTGAAATCATAAAAAAACGGGTAGATGCCATAAATATAGGAGATTTTGTAACAGCAATTTACAACCCCAAAAGTAAAAAAAGGGATAAATATTTAAAAGTGGTATTGGAATCCTTCTATCAACAAAGAGGAAATTTGATTTGTGGTATAGTAAAAAATTGTGAGAGAGATAATGAGATTGTCAAAATCACTAAAATTACTGATTTTGACTATGATATCGTAGACATGTCAACTGTCGTAATTGTTGGTAACACTAAAACCTATCTAAAAAATGGAAAAATGATAACCCCCCGCGGCTATTTGAGAAAGTATGGAAGTTAA
- a CDS encoding cobalamin biosynthesis protein, whose product MDIEKKIAVIAITEKGALLASKIADELNGTLFLPDKFRGRIAATYLQKLQETYKFCFDNFKGIVAVMAQGIVTRMINRLIKSKYTDPAVVVCDEVGRFAISMLSGHEGRANELTFLVSSITGAEPVITTASEANKIYVAGIGCRKGVDKKTIIEAISYGSNLANISTNDIRVIASCWHKKNETGLIEAAKELNCYLRFLPKELYQNNLYCFNESTAKKYLGIKSVAEPSALLAARNPILVLNKTIFNGVTIAIAKENLING is encoded by the coding sequence ATGGATATAGAAAAAAAGATAGCAGTAATAGCAATAACTGAAAAAGGAGCTTTATTAGCCAGTAAAATCGCTGATGAGCTAAATGGCACTTTATTTTTACCTGATAAATTTAGAGGAAGGATCGCAGCTACATATCTTCAAAAATTACAAGAAACTTATAAATTCTGTTTTGATAATTTCAAAGGTATTGTAGCAGTAATGGCTCAAGGGATTGTTACAAGGATGATAAATAGGCTCATCAAGAGCAAATATACTGACCCTGCTGTAGTGGTTTGTGATGAGGTAGGCAGATTTGCTATCAGTATGTTATCTGGACATGAAGGAAGGGCAAACGAGCTAACCTTTTTGGTAAGCTCAATTACAGGTGCAGAACCAGTGATAACTACTGCAAGTGAGGCAAATAAAATTTATGTGGCAGGTATAGGCTGTAGAAAAGGTGTAGATAAAAAAACTATCATTGAAGCAATATCTTATGGCTCAAATTTGGCTAATATTTCCACAAATGACATAAGGGTAATTGCCTCCTGCTGGCACAAAAAGAATGAAACTGGGTTAATTGAAGCTGCAAAAGAGCTAAATTGCTATCTTAGATTTTTACCGAAAGAGTTATATCAAAATAACTTGTACTGTTTTAATGAATCAACAGCCAAAAAATATTTAGGAATTAAAAGTGTAGCTGAGCCTTCAGCTTTACTTGCTGCAAGAAATCCTATTTTAGTTTTAAATAAAACAATTTTTAATGGTGTCACTATAGCAATTGCTAAGGAGAATTTAATAAATGGGTAA
- the cobM gene encoding precorrin-4 C(11)-methyltransferase, producing MNKVFFIGAGPGDPELITVKGMKVLIRSDVVIYAGSLVNRQILGYTPVHCKIYDSSKMNLTQIIETIEKHYLEGKLISRLHTGDPSIYGAIYEQMLELDKRGIPYEIIPGVTALFAAAAKLKLELTAPEISQTVTISRVEGKTPVPQKETLDLLTKHGGTFAFYLSASNAEKIKEIFLKNGWEENTPVAICYKICWDDEKILNTTLGNLVNTLKENSIKKHTLIIIGKILDRSSIVKYSKLYDEDFEHGYRKKDSSNSNN from the coding sequence ATGAACAAAGTTTTTTTTATAGGCGCAGGGCCAGGGGATCCAGAACTAATTACTGTAAAAGGGATGAAAGTGCTCATCAGATCAGATGTTGTTATTTATGCAGGTTCACTGGTAAATAGACAAATTTTGGGGTATACACCAGTACACTGTAAAATTTATGATTCTTCAAAAATGAATCTAACACAGATTATAGAAACAATAGAAAAACATTATCTTGAAGGAAAACTTATTTCAAGATTACACACTGGTGATCCATCAATTTATGGTGCAATATATGAACAGATGTTAGAACTTGATAAAAGAGGTATCCCTTATGAAATTATACCAGGGGTAACAGCACTATTTGCAGCAGCAGCAAAACTAAAACTTGAGCTAACAGCTCCAGAAATTTCACAAACTGTGACCATTTCAAGAGTTGAAGGGAAAACCCCAGTCCCACAAAAAGAAACATTAGATTTACTTACAAAGCATGGAGGCACTTTTGCTTTTTATCTATCAGCTTCTAATGCAGAAAAGATAAAAGAGATCTTTTTAAAAAACGGGTGGGAGGAAAATACGCCAGTAGCAATATGTTATAAAATTTGCTGGGATGATGAAAAGATTTTAAATACCACTTTAGGTAATTTAGTAAACACACTAAAAGAAAACAGTATTAAAAAGCATACACTTATTATTATTGGCAAGATTTTAGATAGAAGTAGCATAGTTAAATATTCAAAGTTATACGATGAGGATTTTGAGCATGGATATAGAAAAAAAGATAGCAGTAATAGCAATAACTGA